Proteins encoded in a region of the Roseateles sp. SL47 genome:
- a CDS encoding efflux RND transporter permease subunit, translating to MNLSKFFIDRPIFAGVLSVLIFVAGLLALRVLPISEYPEVVPPQVVVRAQYPGANPKVIAEAVATPLEEAINGVEGMLYMGSQANTDGNMTLTVTFKLGTDPDKAQQLVQNRVSQAEPRLPEEVRRLGLTTVKSSPDLTMVVHLLSPNDRYDMTYLRNYAVLNVKDRLARIQGVGQVQLFGSGDYSMRVWLDPQKVAEHGLSANDVVQSIREQNVQAAAGVVGASPGLQGIDLQLPVNAQGRLRNEEEFGDIIVKTGANGQVTRLRDLGRIELGAAEYALRSLLDNKSAVAIPIFQAPGSNAIEISDNVRATMAELKKSMPEGVNYEIVYDPTQFVRASIESVVHTLLEAVALVVLVVILFLQTWRASIIPLLAVPVSIIGTFAVMHAFGFSINALSLFGLVLAIGIVVDDAIVVVENVERNIEAGLSPRAATYRAMKEVSGPIIAIALVLVAVFVPLAFITGLTGQFYRQFALTIAMSTVISAVNSLTLSPALAAMLLKGHDEPKDWLTRGMDRVLGPFFGGFNRLFNRGAKAYSGGVTRVISRKAIMLVLYAALVAVTVGLFKAVPSGFVPAQDKQYLIGFAQLPDGATLDRTEDVIRRMSDIAMKTPGVDHAVSFPGLSINGFTNSSNSGIVFATLKPFDERTGKGLSAGEIAGNLNGQFAGKIEDAFVVMFPPPPVQGLGTTGGFKLQLEDRGGLGYEALDSAVKAFMAKASQAPELAGLFTSYQVNVPQLYADLDRTKARQLGVAVTDVFDTMQIYLGSLYVNDFNKFGRTYTVRVQADAPFRARAEDIGQLKVRSNTGEMVPLSALMKIEPSFGPERAMRYNGFLSADINGGPAPGFSTGQAQDAIARIAAETLPPGISYEWTELTYQEILAGNSALWVFPLAILLVFLVLAAQYESLALPVAIILIVPMGLLAAMTGVWLSHGDNNVFTQIGLIVLVGLSAKNAILIVEFARELEFAGRSPLQAAIEASRLRLRPILMTSMAFVMGVLPLVLAHGAGAEMRNAMGVAVFAGMIGVTAFGLFLTPVFYVLMRRLSGNRPLKQHGETPHLEAFAQPEQGAGHDFGGGAGAHPHPAAPRHDHE from the coding sequence ATGAATCTCTCCAAATTCTTCATCGACCGCCCGATCTTCGCGGGTGTGCTGTCGGTGCTGATCTTTGTCGCCGGCCTGCTCGCCCTGCGCGTGCTGCCGATCTCCGAATATCCGGAAGTGGTGCCGCCGCAGGTGGTGGTGCGGGCGCAATATCCCGGCGCCAACCCCAAGGTGATTGCAGAAGCCGTGGCCACGCCCCTGGAAGAAGCCATCAACGGCGTGGAAGGCATGCTCTACATGGGCAGCCAGGCCAACACCGACGGCAACATGACGCTGACCGTCACCTTCAAGCTGGGTACCGACCCGGACAAGGCGCAGCAGCTGGTGCAGAACCGCGTCTCACAAGCCGAGCCGCGTCTGCCGGAAGAAGTCCGCCGCCTGGGCCTGACCACCGTCAAGAGCAGCCCCGACCTCACCATGGTGGTCCACCTGCTGTCGCCCAACGACCGCTATGACATGACCTACCTGCGCAACTACGCGGTGCTCAATGTCAAGGACCGCCTGGCTCGCATTCAGGGCGTGGGGCAGGTGCAGCTGTTCGGTTCCGGCGACTATTCCATGCGCGTCTGGCTGGACCCGCAGAAGGTGGCCGAGCATGGCCTGAGCGCCAATGACGTGGTGCAGTCCATCCGCGAGCAGAACGTACAGGCCGCCGCCGGTGTGGTGGGTGCCTCGCCCGGCCTGCAAGGCATTGACCTGCAACTGCCGGTTAACGCCCAGGGCCGCCTCAGGAATGAGGAAGAGTTCGGCGACATCATCGTGAAGACCGGTGCCAACGGCCAGGTCACCCGCCTGCGCGACCTCGGCCGCATCGAGCTGGGTGCTGCTGAATACGCGCTGCGCTCGCTGCTGGACAACAAGTCCGCCGTCGCCATTCCCATCTTCCAGGCGCCGGGTTCCAACGCGATCGAGATCTCGGACAACGTGCGCGCCACCATGGCCGAGCTGAAGAAGAGCATGCCGGAAGGCGTGAACTACGAGATCGTCTACGACCCGACGCAGTTCGTGCGGGCCTCCATCGAATCGGTGGTGCACACCCTGCTGGAGGCCGTGGCCCTGGTGGTGCTGGTGGTGATCCTGTTCCTGCAGACCTGGCGCGCTTCCATCATCCCGCTGCTGGCCGTGCCGGTGTCGATCATCGGCACCTTTGCGGTGATGCATGCCTTTGGCTTCTCCATCAACGCGCTGTCGCTGTTCGGCCTGGTGCTGGCCATCGGTATCGTGGTGGACGACGCCATCGTGGTGGTGGAGAACGTCGAGCGCAACATCGAGGCGGGCCTCAGCCCGCGTGCGGCCACCTACCGCGCCATGAAGGAAGTGTCCGGCCCCATCATCGCGATTGCGCTGGTGCTGGTGGCGGTGTTCGTGCCGCTGGCGTTCATCACCGGCCTGACCGGCCAGTTCTATCGCCAGTTCGCACTGACGATTGCCATGTCCACCGTGATTTCTGCGGTGAACTCGCTGACCCTGTCGCCGGCCCTGGCCGCCATGCTGCTGAAGGGGCATGACGAACCCAAGGACTGGCTGACCCGGGGCATGGACCGCGTGCTGGGCCCCTTCTTTGGTGGCTTCAACCGCCTGTTCAACCGCGGCGCCAAGGCCTACAGCGGTGGCGTGACCCGTGTGATCTCCCGCAAGGCGATCATGCTGGTGCTCTATGCCGCGCTGGTGGCGGTGACGGTGGGCCTGTTCAAGGCCGTGCCCAGCGGCTTTGTGCCGGCCCAGGACAAGCAATACCTGATCGGTTTTGCCCAACTGCCGGACGGTGCCACCCTGGACCGTACCGAAGATGTGATCCGCCGCATGAGCGACATCGCCATGAAGACACCGGGCGTGGACCACGCCGTGTCCTTCCCGGGGCTGTCGATCAACGGCTTCACCAACAGCTCCAACTCCGGCATCGTCTTCGCCACGCTCAAGCCCTTTGACGAGCGCACCGGCAAGGGCCTGTCGGCTGGCGAAATCGCCGGCAACCTGAACGGCCAGTTTGCCGGCAAGATCGAAGACGCCTTCGTGGTGATGTTCCCGCCCCCGCCGGTGCAGGGGCTGGGCACGACCGGTGGCTTCAAGCTCCAGCTGGAAGACCGTGGTGGCCTGGGTTATGAAGCCCTGGATTCGGCGGTGAAGGCCTTCATGGCCAAGGCCTCGCAGGCACCGGAACTGGCCGGCCTGTTCACCAGCTATCAGGTGAACGTGCCCCAGCTCTATGCCGACCTGGACCGTACCAAGGCCCGTCAGCTGGGTGTGGCGGTGACCGATGTGTTCGACACCATGCAGATCTACCTGGGTAGCCTGTATGTGAATGACTTCAACAAGTTCGGCCGCACCTACACCGTGCGGGTGCAGGCGGATGCGCCGTTCCGGGCCCGTGCCGAAGACATCGGCCAGCTCAAGGTGCGTTCCAACACCGGCGAGATGGTGCCGCTGTCCGCGCTGATGAAGATCGAACCGAGCTTCGGCCCGGAACGCGCCATGCGCTACAACGGTTTCCTGTCGGCCGACATCAACGGCGGTCCGGCCCCCGGCTTCTCCACCGGTCAGGCCCAGGATGCCATCGCTCGCATTGCGGCCGAAACGCTGCCCCCGGGCATCAGCTATGAATGGACCGAGCTGACCTACCAGGAAATCCTGGCTGGCAACTCCGCCCTGTGGGTCTTCCCGCTGGCCATCCTGCTGGTGTTCCTGGTGCTGGCCGCCCAGTACGAAAGCCTGGCGCTGCCGGTGGCCATCATCCTGATAGTGCCGATGGGCCTGCTGGCCGCCATGACCGGCGTCTGGCTCAGCCATGGGGACAACAACGTCTTCACGCAGATCGGTTTGATCGTGCTGGTGGGCTTGTCCGCGAAGAACGCGATCCTGATCGTGGAATTCGCCCGGGAGCTGGAGTTTGCCGGACGCAGTCCGCTGCAGGCCGCGATCGAAGCCAGCCGGCTGCGTCTGCGCCCGATCCTGATGACCTCGATGGCCTTTGTGATGGGTGTGCTGCCCCTGGTGCTGGCGCATGGCGCTGGTGCAGAAATGCGCAATGCCATGGGGGTGGCGGTGTTCGCCGGGATGATTGGTGTGACGGCCTTCGGCCTGTTCCTCACGCCGGTGTTCTACGTGCTGATGCGTCGCCTCTCCGGCAACCGTCCGCTGAAGCAGCATGGGGAGACGCCGCACCTGGAGGCCTTTGCCCAGCCGGAGCAGGGCGCTGGCCATGACTTCGGAGGCGGTGCGGGTGCCCATCCGCATCCGGCGGCACCGCGCCACGACCATGAGTGA
- a CDS encoding efflux RND transporter periplasmic adaptor subunit: MKNLLSPRRPFAITATSLTAIAAVVAAGVVGLHSQQAEANPPAAAPQAIPVSVATVATQDVAAWEEFSGRLEAVERVDVRSRVAGAVQSVHFREGSLVKAGELLITIDPAPFQAEVDRAEAQVVAAQARVSYTKSELERSNRLWSEHAIAQRELDERSNAFREADANLRAAQAALQSARLNLGYTQVRAPVAGRVGRIEVTQGNLVAAGPSAPVLTTLVSVSPIYASFDADERTVTRALADLPGGAGARNQLDKVPVQIGTSATNDTPYTGRLQLVDNQVDARSGTVRVRAVLDNKDGALMPGQFARIRLGQAKSRPAVLVNERAVGTDQNKRFVMVVGKDNTLVYREVQLGASVDGLRIVTAGLQANERVVVNGLQRVRPGALVQPQMVPMNAKTELQARDGSPKADKS; this comes from the coding sequence ATGAAGAATCTGCTCAGCCCCCGGCGCCCGTTCGCCATCACTGCCACCTCTTTGACTGCCATTGCTGCCGTGGTCGCGGCCGGCGTGGTCGGCCTGCACAGCCAGCAGGCGGAAGCCAATCCGCCGGCAGCCGCCCCGCAAGCCATTCCCGTCTCGGTGGCGACCGTCGCCACCCAGGATGTCGCCGCCTGGGAAGAATTCTCCGGCCGCCTGGAAGCGGTGGAACGCGTGGATGTCCGCTCCCGCGTGGCCGGCGCCGTCCAATCGGTGCATTTCCGCGAGGGCTCGCTGGTCAAGGCCGGTGAGTTGCTCATCACCATCGACCCCGCCCCGTTCCAGGCGGAAGTGGATCGCGCCGAAGCCCAGGTGGTCGCCGCCCAGGCCCGCGTGAGCTACACCAAGAGCGAGCTGGAGCGATCCAATCGCCTATGGAGCGAGCATGCAATTGCCCAGCGCGAACTGGACGAGCGCAGCAATGCCTTCCGCGAAGCCGATGCCAACCTGCGCGCCGCCCAGGCTGCGCTGCAGTCCGCCCGCCTGAACCTGGGCTACACCCAGGTGCGAGCACCGGTGGCCGGGCGCGTGGGCCGCATTGAAGTCACCCAAGGCAACCTGGTGGCAGCCGGCCCCAGCGCCCCGGTGCTGACCACGCTGGTGTCGGTGAGCCCCATCTACGCCAGCTTTGACGCCGATGAGCGCACCGTGACTCGCGCCCTGGCCGACCTGCCCGGTGGCGCCGGTGCCCGCAACCAGCTGGACAAGGTGCCGGTGCAGATCGGTACCTCCGCCACGAACGACACGCCCTACACCGGCCGCTTGCAACTGGTGGACAACCAGGTGGATGCCCGTAGCGGCACGGTGCGTGTGCGCGCGGTGCTGGACAACAAGGACGGAGCGCTGATGCCGGGCCAGTTCGCCCGCATCCGCCTGGGCCAGGCCAAGAGCCGGCCGGCGGTGCTGGTGAACGAGCGTGCCGTGGGGACCGACCAGAACAAGCGCTTTGTGATGGTGGTGGGCAAGGACAACACACTGGTCTACCGCGAAGTGCAGCTCGGCGCCAGCGTCGATGGCCTGCGCATCGTCACCGCTGGCCTGCAGGCCAATGAGCGTGTGGTGGTGAACGGCCTGCAACGTGTGCGCCCGGGGGCCCTGGTGCAACCGCAGATGGTGCCGATGAACGCCAAGACCGAGTTGCAAGCCCGGGACGGTTCGCCCAAGGCTGACAAATCCTGA
- a CDS encoding alpha/beta hydrolase fold domain-containing protein, translating into MDALPLTSCYDDLMPAGDGVMPVRVYKGATRRPQAPVVLHLHGGAFTSGTLDDGELVSRLLAEAGAVVVDVDYPTGPDQVFPTALRAIDALLHGIYKSRSRLSGRSSPVLVAGEEAGGNLAAALALMARDQGHRKLAGQILIGPMLNPCLATASLRQAEAGSGECRWTHGWRAYLGECEEGDHPYAAPACTHRLAGLAPALVLSTDDDPMRDEAVAYARAMQRAGVDVQQTILPGPTGWPCSLMRWPSLQGLQPPWVKALRQRLFEFLHAIPPLTSSRGSRPQPT; encoded by the coding sequence ATGGACGCCTTGCCGCTCACCTCCTGTTACGACGACCTGATGCCCGCCGGCGACGGCGTCATGCCGGTGCGCGTCTACAAGGGCGCCACCCGGCGGCCGCAGGCCCCGGTGGTGTTGCATTTGCACGGCGGCGCTTTCACCAGCGGCACGCTGGACGACGGTGAACTCGTCTCCCGCCTGCTGGCCGAGGCGGGCGCGGTGGTGGTGGATGTGGATTACCCCACCGGGCCGGACCAGGTGTTTCCGACCGCACTCCGGGCCATCGACGCACTGTTGCACGGCATCTACAAGAGCCGCAGCCGGCTCTCTGGCCGCTCCAGCCCGGTGCTGGTGGCGGGTGAGGAGGCCGGCGGCAACCTGGCAGCGGCACTGGCGCTGATGGCGCGCGATCAGGGCCACCGCAAGCTGGCCGGCCAGATTCTGATCGGGCCGATGCTCAACCCCTGCCTGGCGACGGCCTCGCTGCGGCAGGCAGAAGCGGGCAGCGGCGAATGCCGTTGGACCCATGGCTGGCGCGCCTATCTGGGTGAATGCGAGGAGGGGGACCATCCCTACGCAGCGCCCGCCTGCACGCACCGCCTGGCCGGTCTGGCACCGGCCCTGGTGCTGAGCACCGACGACGACCCGATGCGCGATGAAGCGGTGGCCTATGCCCGCGCGATGCAGCGCGCGGGTGTGGACGTGCAGCAGACCATCCTGCCGGGCCCCACCGGCTGGCCGTGCAGCCTGATGCGCTGGCCCTCTCTGCAGGGCCTGCAGCCGCCCTGGGTCAAGGCGCTGCGCCAGCGGCTGTTTGAATTTCTTCACGCCATCCCGCCGCTGACCTCCTCGCGTGGCTCACGGCCTCAACCCACCTAG
- a CDS encoding LysR family transcriptional regulator, with the protein MDKLNAMQAFARVVEAGTFTKAAESLDLPKTAVTRLIQSLEDHLKVKLLNRTTRRVSVTPDGAAYYDRVTRLLSDIEELEGSVSNARAAPRGRIRVDVASSVARMLIIPALPEFYAKHPDIQIDLGVSDRPVDLISDNIDCVVRGGEITDQSLVARRIGDWGYGCCASPEYIRRHGLPQHPLDLESDQHFVVSYFSARTGKRFPFDYSKNGQRYEVYGRYQVSVNDGNAYMTAGLTGLGVIQAPYFMIKPHVDAGELVPFLCDWESDPLPLYVVYPPNRHLSTKLRVFVDWVAELFARHTVWQKQLIASCDAKKGNTDASVTAEPNGAKLAVMSAA; encoded by the coding sequence ATGGACAAGCTCAATGCCATGCAGGCCTTCGCACGGGTGGTGGAGGCCGGGACCTTCACCAAGGCGGCGGAGTCGCTGGATCTGCCCAAGACGGCAGTGACGCGGCTGATCCAGTCCCTGGAGGACCACCTCAAGGTCAAGCTGCTGAACCGCACCACGCGCCGTGTGAGCGTCACGCCCGATGGCGCCGCCTATTACGACCGTGTGACCCGCCTGCTGTCGGACATCGAAGAGCTGGAGGGCTCGGTATCGAATGCGCGGGCCGCCCCCCGCGGGCGCATTCGTGTGGATGTGGCCTCGTCTGTGGCGCGGATGCTGATCATTCCTGCACTTCCGGAGTTTTATGCAAAACATCCGGACATTCAGATCGACCTCGGCGTGTCAGACCGTCCGGTGGACCTGATCAGCGACAACATCGATTGCGTGGTGCGCGGCGGTGAAATCACCGACCAGTCTCTGGTGGCCCGCCGCATCGGCGACTGGGGCTATGGCTGCTGCGCCTCCCCGGAATACATCCGCCGCCACGGCCTGCCGCAGCATCCGCTGGACCTGGAATCGGACCAGCATTTCGTGGTGAGCTATTTCTCGGCCCGCACCGGCAAGCGCTTCCCGTTCGACTACAGCAAGAACGGCCAGCGGTATGAGGTGTATGGGCGCTACCAGGTCTCGGTGAACGACGGCAATGCCTACATGACTGCCGGCCTCACCGGGCTGGGTGTGATCCAGGCGCCCTATTTCATGATCAAGCCCCACGTGGATGCGGGCGAGCTGGTGCCCTTCCTGTGTGACTGGGAGTCGGACCCCTTGCCGCTGTATGTGGTGTACCCGCCCAACCGTCACCTGAGCACCAAGCTGCGGGTGTTTGTGGACTGGGTGGCGGAACTCTTCGCCCGCCACACCGTGTGGCAGAAGCAGCTGATTGCCAGCTGTGATGCCAAGAAGGGCAATACCGACGCGAGCGTGACGGCAGAACCCAACGGCGCCAAGCTCGCGGTGATGAGCGCGGCTTGA
- a CDS encoding sensor histidine kinase has protein sequence MQQPADNKSDPVPDPVADLAAAPVAASKSKSTSTRPGPPERRSRLSLKQRLLLWLMVPVVVAVPVAGAVLYRVMHDTAISWLDQSLGDTALAVASLIHERDGQIYVDVSGPTDSALRFDRTDSVYYLVSDPDGHVLHGDASLKALNLPRRAAGEWYFTITTLNGEALRVGVLGTACRFAQSCQIVVAETLHKRDALQRQLLAVVSLLIGGMAVLLAAAGWWATHEGLWPLARLSAELERRDLARLEPMALEVPAELRPLVAAFNRLFERLRRASSAQQDFLANAAHQLRTPLTSLRTEIDLALLEPHDPQVEPLLKRLQKSVDRSARLAQQMLSIARAEAEPAQRERPLDLRDIAAQVAEDWVPRALATGMDLGFELSDAPVLGQAFLLRELLENLLHNSLNYAGPAARITVRSGAQDAWAYLEVEDNGPGIPPQERSRALQRFQRGSEAKATGSGLGLAIGVDIAQRHGGRLELLDATSGQGLRVRLSMPLRA, from the coding sequence ATGCAGCAGCCAGCCGATAACAAGTCCGACCCCGTTCCTGATCCCGTTGCTGATCTCGCTGCAGCTCCCGTTGCGGCGTCCAAGTCCAAGTCCACGTCCACCCGACCCGGCCCGCCGGAGCGGCGCTCCCGTCTGAGTCTCAAGCAGCGGCTGCTCCTGTGGTTGATGGTGCCGGTGGTGGTGGCTGTGCCGGTGGCCGGCGCGGTGCTCTACCGGGTGATGCATGACACCGCCATCTCCTGGCTGGACCAGTCCCTGGGGGACACCGCCCTCGCCGTGGCCAGCCTCATCCATGAACGGGACGGGCAGATCTATGTGGATGTGTCGGGCCCGACCGACAGCGCACTGCGTTTCGACCGCACCGACAGCGTCTATTACCTGGTGTCGGACCCTGACGGCCATGTGCTGCATGGCGACGCCTCCCTCAAGGCCTTGAACCTGCCACGCCGTGCGGCGGGTGAGTGGTACTTCACCATTACCACGCTGAACGGCGAGGCCCTTCGGGTGGGGGTGCTGGGGACGGCCTGCCGCTTTGCCCAGTCCTGTCAGATCGTGGTGGCCGAAACCCTGCACAAGCGGGATGCGTTGCAGCGCCAGCTGCTGGCCGTGGTCAGCCTGCTGATCGGCGGCATGGCCGTGCTGTTGGCCGCCGCCGGTTGGTGGGCCACCCATGAGGGCCTGTGGCCGCTGGCCCGGCTGAGCGCGGAACTGGAGCGCCGGGACCTGGCGCGCCTGGAGCCGATGGCGCTGGAAGTGCCGGCCGAGCTGCGTCCCTTGGTCGCCGCCTTCAACCGCTTGTTTGAACGCCTGCGGCGAGCGTCCTCCGCCCAGCAGGACTTTTTGGCCAATGCCGCCCATCAGCTGCGCACGCCGCTGACCTCGCTGCGCACCGAAATCGACCTGGCGCTGCTGGAACCGCATGATCCGCAAGTGGAGCCGCTGCTCAAGCGCCTGCAGAAATCGGTGGACCGCAGTGCGCGCCTGGCGCAGCAGATGCTGTCGATTGCCCGCGCCGAAGCCGAACCGGCCCAGCGGGAGCGCCCGCTGGACCTGCGGGACATTGCCGCCCAGGTGGCCGAAGACTGGGTGCCCCGTGCGCTGGCAACCGGCATGGACCTGGGCTTTGAGCTGAGCGATGCGCCCGTGCTGGGCCAGGCCTTCCTGCTGCGGGAGCTGCTGGAAAACCTGCTGCACAACAGCCTCAACTATGCGGGCCCGGCCGCGCGCATCACGGTGCGGAGTGGCGCGCAGGACGCATGGGCCTATCTGGAGGTGGAAGACAACGGCCCGGGCATTCCACCGCAAGAGCGTAGCCGCGCCCTGCAGCGCTTTCAGCGTGGCAGCGAGGCCAAGGCCACGGGAAGCGGGTTGGGTCTGGCGATCGGGGTCGACATCGCCCAGCGCCACGGCGGGCGGCTGGAGCTGCTGGACGCCACCTCCGGCCAGGGCCTGCGGGTGCGCTTGAGCATGCCGCTGCGGGCCTGA
- a CDS encoding response regulator transcription factor, which translates to MRILLVEDDEFLAESTARALRSQSWVVDVTGRGEPVPRSLREDRYDLLILDIGLTGIDGFETLRRVRAQGSTVPVLLLTARDAVEDRVRGLEGGADDYLVKPFALSELIARARALVRRSQARTGNELSLGSLRMDLEARRAYVAEEPLALSAREWDVLGFLLARAGKVVAKEQIGSASNGWEQGVSDNAIEVCVSRLRAKIEPAGLQLRTVRGLGYLLEEGQAAKR; encoded by the coding sequence ATGCGTATTCTGTTGGTCGAAGACGATGAATTCCTGGCCGAATCCACGGCGCGGGCACTGCGATCCCAGTCCTGGGTCGTGGATGTGACCGGCCGTGGAGAACCGGTTCCGCGGTCGCTGCGTGAGGACCGCTATGACTTGCTGATCCTGGACATCGGCCTCACCGGCATCGACGGTTTTGAAACGCTGCGCCGGGTGCGCGCTCAGGGCAGCACCGTGCCGGTGCTGCTGCTCACCGCCCGGGATGCGGTGGAAGACCGGGTGCGCGGCCTGGAGGGGGGGGCGGACGACTATCTGGTCAAGCCTTTTGCCCTGAGCGAGCTGATTGCCCGGGCCCGTGCTTTGGTGCGTCGCAGCCAGGCCCGTACCGGCAATGAGCTCAGCCTGGGGTCGCTGCGCATGGACCTGGAGGCCCGCCGGGCCTACGTGGCGGAAGAGCCGCTGGCCCTGTCCGCCCGCGAATGGGATGTGCTGGGCTTCCTGCTGGCCCGTGCCGGCAAGGTGGTGGCCAAGGAACAGATCGGCTCGGCCAGCAACGGCTGGGAGCAGGGCGTCAGCGACAATGCCATCGAGGTCTGCGTCTCCCGGCTGCGCGCCAAGATTGAACCGGCCGGCCTGCAATTGCGCACGGTCCGCGGCCTGGGCTATTTGCTGGAAGAAGGTCAGGCCGCCAAGCGTTGA
- a CDS encoding alpha/beta hydrolase, translating to MVDSFTTPSAAPAQESRRDPRPAVLLLHGLCANPLELMPLARTLRTAGYVVDAPALSGYGVSPDQRDRGAVTRFEDWLSLAVRHFDDLAARHERVVVGGLSMGSVLALAVSLRRQAAAQLLLSTSLHFDGWNVSPWRRLLPLAFVPPLRQWLNFRERAPYGIKNERLRAWVAQAMVSEHVSAAGADTLSAAALYQASRLIRFVRGGLPMVQAPTLILHASEDDVSGPRSVQELQSRLGTPAEEIEIHWFHHSYHMLTLDNERSAVANVARDFLLNRVPLGAPQGHAVSHPPFSNPTASRPFPHEETFHEQHA from the coding sequence ATGGTTGATTCATTCACTACCCCGTCTGCGGCCCCCGCCCAAGAGTCACGACGCGATCCACGTCCAGCCGTCCTGCTGCTGCATGGCCTGTGCGCCAATCCGCTGGAGCTGATGCCGCTGGCCCGCACGTTGCGCACCGCCGGTTATGTGGTCGATGCCCCGGCCCTCTCAGGCTATGGTGTCTCGCCCGATCAGCGAGATCGGGGCGCTGTCACCCGTTTCGAGGACTGGCTGTCGTTGGCGGTACGCCACTTCGACGACCTTGCTGCGCGCCATGAACGGGTGGTGGTGGGCGGGCTGTCGATGGGCTCGGTCCTTGCGCTGGCCGTGTCGCTGCGTCGGCAGGCGGCGGCCCAACTGCTGCTGTCCACCTCGCTGCATTTCGACGGATGGAACGTGTCGCCATGGCGGCGCCTGCTGCCGCTGGCCTTTGTGCCGCCGCTGCGCCAGTGGCTGAACTTCCGTGAACGCGCCCCCTACGGCATCAAGAACGAGCGTCTGCGCGCCTGGGTGGCACAGGCCATGGTGTCGGAGCACGTGTCGGCGGCGGGGGCTGACACCTTGTCTGCCGCCGCGCTCTACCAGGCCAGCCGCCTGATCCGCTTCGTGCGCGGCGGCCTGCCCATGGTGCAGGCGCCAACGCTGATCCTGCATGCCAGCGAGGACGACGTGAGCGGCCCCCGCTCGGTGCAGGAATTGCAGAGCCGCCTGGGCACCCCGGCCGAAGAGATCGAGATCCATTGGTTCCATCACAGCTATCACATGCTGACGCTGGACAACGAACGCAGCGCTGTGGCCAACGTGGCCCGCGATTTCCTGCTGAACCGCGTGCCCTTGGGAGCGCCCCAGGGCCACGCGGTGTCCCATCCCCCCTTTTCCAACCCAACGGCCTCGCGCCCCTTCCCCCACGAGGAGACATTCCATGAGCAACACGCTTGA
- a CDS encoding acyl carrier protein, which produces MSNTLESLRQLACREIGLTDADLHSNATFADLGLDSLMLVDFMFAVEDHYLIQIDHDTAMKTPTLAGLADLVDVLLAAQPEMPAGRTPAVA; this is translated from the coding sequence ATGAGCAACACGCTTGAATCCCTGCGCCAACTGGCCTGCCGTGAAATCGGCCTGACCGACGCGGATCTCCACAGCAACGCCACCTTCGCCGATCTCGGCCTGGACTCGCTGATGCTGGTGGACTTCATGTTCGCCGTTGAAGACCACTATCTGATCCAGATCGACCACGACACCGCCATGAAGACACCGACCCTGGCCGGCCTGGCGGATCTGGTCGATGTGTTGCTCGCGGCCCAGCCAGAGATGCCCGCCGGCCGCACGCCTGCCGTGGCGTGA